The Gossypium hirsutum isolate 1008001.06 chromosome D06, Gossypium_hirsutum_v2.1, whole genome shotgun sequence genome contains the following window.
taaggGCACTACAAAGCATTGCCATAGTTTCTACTAATCTTACTGGATCCCAATTTGATTAGCTGGCTTAATCTTCACATACCATAAGaattaattaaacttgaaaatatgattattcATTATAAGAGATTACAAGGCACAAATGTATATTACGATCAGTAAGGAATCTGCTCCTCTGGTTAacctttttcatttgtttttattattattttttccctAGCTACAGCAATGTATGCCACGTTATATCATTGACTGCATAGGTATTGTAaaggtttctttttattttccattaatattattttggtaatgACAATGTTGTATGGTCAAATGCATTATTGAGTTACACTATATAATCTGATATACCAGCTGTATTGAGAAATGGAGTGAAAACAATAGAGGATACTCACCCATAAGGTGGTGGATACATGGCAGGAGGTGGTGGCGGCGGAGGCGGATGTGGATGCACTGGTGCTGCAACTCCACTATATGGTGCACCTTGCTGTGCAACTCCTTGATAAGGACTGTTATTACCTCCTGCATTAAAATCCACCATATCCAACATccattattatcatcatcttctctattatttcaataattgaaTGGTGAAAAGTGTAGCTCGTATCAAAGAGTATGGGGGGGACCTCGTGGCTGTAAAGGCCTAGGCCTTCCAAATGAAGCAATGTTACAATTTGCTCTTCTTCCACCAATTACAGGATTTGGATCAACACAAGCTCTCCTAGCTGAATCAGGATCACGGAAAGTAACCTATACAAAACATTTGAGATATTTTTACAAACACCTTCATGAACTAAAAACTTTAAACTTTCATAATAAGGGGAAAAAAAAGGAACTTACAAAGCCATATCCTTTAGATTTGCCCGTGACTTTATCAGTGATGATAACAGCTTCAAGAATCTCTCCAAATTGCTCAAAATATCGACGCATTTCCTCTGTTGGTGTCTCCCAAGGTAATCCCCCAACGAACACTTTTGTAAACGTTGTGTCACCGAATGGTGATCGATAATGTGGATAAGCCATGGCATCtaaacaaacaaaaagaagaagaaaaaactgGGGTTTATCTATCCTTTTGCATGAAACTTGAAACTTGTATAACATCCACAACCCTTTTGGCCATTGCTTTCATTGCTCTACTATATATGATTGTGTCTAATATACATTCCCAAGGCACCCTTCACACATTACCACAAAGGAATCACTGAAAGAGTGACAGAGAGTGAGATGCAGGCTTGTTTATGATGTCATAGAAGTTGTTGCTTGTTGGCTGTTGTTAATTATTTGATCGGttggttaataaaagaaaagCCAGATacaaaaaagagcaaaaaaaaaaaaagaacccgaCAGCTGCAAACTCTAATTTGCTGTctattgagagagagagagagaaagggcCAAATAGCAGAGAGAGCGAGTTGGGTTTTTGTAATATCGAATGACAGCTCCGCGAGTGAACGCACTTGAGCTTGTCTTCCCTGTCTTTGCATTAATATAGTCTCCCAAGTCCCAGGTCCTTGTGTTTTCTTATGTGTGTTGTCTTTTGAGTTTTgcctcaaataaaaaaaatgttagctTTGTAATGTTTATTTATGCTTTGACTGGTAGGATtagttgtttttttattattatagttttttatattcatattcaaatgaatgttttgctaGTGTGGGTGTATATCTGCATGTTAATCAAAACCAACTGGcagataattttattttgatattaattaattTGGGTTTATAgaaagaaattatttaatgtgaTTGGTGCGTCTTCAACCAAACATGgaacaaattaaatttttgaatggggacttaaaaaagggaaaaaaaagaaccCCCAAGTGTTTTAGCCAATGTAAAAGAATTATTACATTATGCAAATTGTGCGGATACtcgttttaataaaacaaattgatTATTACTTTCAAAAAACCAAATTGATTATATTCGCAATCAATATTTGAGATAGGAGGAAAAGTTAGTGATGATAAGAAGACCGGTTCACCTAGACTTGCAGAAAGCTAGAAAAGGAAGAGAGTAGGAGAGGAATAAGGTAACTATGAAGGCAAAGGAGACCGAGTGTTATGCATAAGTGCTTAGGGTTGCTGAGAGGGTAAAGATATTTTCTTCATCATCCTCTAGGATATTTATAGAAGGGAGGTCTCGTGCCTGGTAGTGCCAATTCACTGACAGTATGGGTGGTGGTCCTCTCATGAGGTCGACCAGG
Protein-coding sequences here:
- the LOC107901464 gene encoding RNA-binding protein 38, which encodes MLYKFQVSCKRIDKPQFFLLLFVCLDAMAYPHYRSPFGDTTFTKVFVGGLPWETPTEEMRRYFEQFGEILEAVIITDKVTGKSKGYGFVTFRDPDSARRACVDPNPVIGGRRANCNIASFGRPRPLQPRGGNNSPYQGVAQQGAPYSGVAAPVHPHPPPPPPPPAMYPPPYGYPTYSPEYGFHQAVYNPQIQQQQYYHQLYGSSSTTMGSPYYYGYSLQAPRGTFSAPQAQRIPGPSFLYYPTQMEGSFSMYPSPPFQFTRHLFPSSTDSQTPQHTSTETEAGAITSESPKT